A region of Mammaliicoccus sp. Dog046 DNA encodes the following proteins:
- the ffh gene encoding signal recognition particle protein, whose protein sequence is MAFEGLSERLQATMQRIKGKGKVTEQDIKAMMREVRLALLEADVNFKVVKSFVNTVSERALGADVMQSLTPGQQVIKIVQDELTSLMGGENSKINMSNKPPTVVMMVGLQGAGKTTTAGKLALLMRKKYNKKPLLVACDIYRPAAIQQLQTVGKQIDVPVYTEGDQVSPKEITDNALKYAKEEHLDFVIIDTAGRLHIDEALMNELVDVKEVSKPDEIMLVVDSMTGQDAVNVAESFDGTLDISGVTLTKLDGDTRGGAALSIRSVTQKPIKFIGMSEKLDGLELFHPERMASRILGMGDVLSLIEKAQQGVDETKAKELEKKMRTSSFTFDDFLEQLEQVKGLGSIDDLMNMIPGANKMKGMKNANMDPKQIDNVQAIIRSMTLEERNNPDILNVSRKRRIAQGSGRSLQEVNRLIKQFGDMKKMMKQFTGSNKKGKKGKRGSNPFQGMNLPF, encoded by the coding sequence ATGGCATTTGAAGGGTTGTCCGAAAGACTTCAAGCCACGATGCAGCGCATCAAAGGTAAAGGTAAAGTAACAGAACAAGATATAAAAGCAATGATGCGAGAAGTAAGATTAGCGTTGTTAGAAGCAGATGTTAACTTTAAAGTAGTTAAGTCATTTGTAAACACGGTTTCTGAACGTGCATTAGGTGCAGATGTAATGCAATCACTGACGCCAGGTCAGCAAGTAATTAAAATTGTACAAGATGAATTAACTTCACTTATGGGTGGAGAAAACAGTAAAATTAATATGAGTAATAAACCACCTACAGTTGTAATGATGGTAGGTTTGCAAGGTGCAGGTAAAACGACAACTGCAGGTAAACTTGCATTATTAATGAGAAAAAAATATAACAAGAAACCATTACTTGTAGCATGTGATATTTATAGACCTGCCGCAATTCAACAATTACAAACAGTTGGTAAACAAATTGACGTTCCTGTTTATACTGAAGGGGATCAAGTTAGTCCTAAAGAAATAACAGATAATGCATTGAAATATGCGAAGGAAGAACATTTAGACTTCGTTATTATCGATACAGCTGGTCGACTTCATATTGACGAGGCATTAATGAATGAACTTGTAGATGTGAAAGAAGTATCTAAACCAGACGAAATTATGTTAGTCGTCGATTCTATGACTGGTCAAGACGCAGTCAATGTCGCTGAATCATTCGATGGAACACTAGACATTTCAGGTGTGACATTAACAAAATTAGACGGTGACACACGTGGTGGAGCTGCACTTTCAATTCGTTCCGTTACGCAGAAGCCGATTAAATTTATTGGTATGAGTGAGAAGCTAGATGGACTTGAATTATTCCATCCAGAACGTATGGCTTCAAGAATCTTAGGTATGGGTGACGTACTAAGCTTAATTGAAAAAGCACAACAAGGTGTGGACGAAACAAAAGCGAAAGAATTAGAAAAGAAAATGAGAACATCATCGTTTACTTTTGATGATTTCTTGGAACAGTTAGAACAAGTTAAGGGATTAGGATCAATAGATGATCTAATGAACATGATACCTGGTGCTAACAAAATGAAAGGCATGAAAAATGCTAACATGGATCCAAAACAAATTGATAATGTTCAAGCGATTATTCGTTCTATGACTTTAGAAGAAAGAAATAATCCAGATATACTCAATGTTTCTAGAAAACGTCGTATTGCACAAGGTTCTGGACGTTCTTTACAAGAAGTGAATAGATTAATCAAACAATTTGGTGACATGAAGAAAATGATGAAACAATTTACAGGCAGTAATAAAAAAGGCAAAAAAGGTAAACGTGGTAGTAATCCATTCCAAGGAATGAACTTACCATTTTAA
- the rimM gene encoding ribosome maturation factor RimM (Essential for efficient processing of 16S rRNA) encodes MKVEIGKIVNTHGIKGEIKVLSESDFTDVRFQVGQSVTVQNKNEELNYTIASHRMHKNFHLLTFEGVNNINDIEHLKGSKLFQEQENESIELEENEFYYSDIIGCTVFIKEDALGRVINIIETGANDVWVVKGDKEYLIPYIEDVVKQVDVDNKTIMIEPMEGLLD; translated from the coding sequence ATGAAGGTTGAAATTGGAAAAATTGTAAATACACATGGTATAAAAGGTGAAATCAAAGTGTTGTCTGAATCAGATTTTACAGATGTAAGATTTCAAGTCGGACAATCGGTTACTGTGCAGAATAAAAATGAAGAATTGAATTATACAATTGCTTCACATAGAATGCATAAAAATTTTCACTTGTTAACTTTCGAAGGTGTAAACAATATAAATGATATTGAACACTTAAAAGGAAGTAAGTTATTCCAAGAACAAGAAAATGAATCTATTGAACTTGAAGAGAATGAATTTTATTATTCTGATATTATCGGCTGTACTGTATTTATTAAAGAAGATGCGCTTGGCAGAGTCATCAATATTATAGAAACTGGCGCAAACGATGTATGGGTCGTTAAAGGCGATAAAGAATATTTAATTCCTTATATTGAAGATGTTGTTAAACAAGTGGATGTCGACAATAAAACAATTATGATCGAACCAATGGAAGGTTTGTTAGATTAA
- a CDS encoding putative DNA-binding protein yields MKENNELVKTMRMNYLFDFYQGLLTEKQRNYLELYYLQDYALSEIAETFHVSRQAVYDNIKRTDELLEEYESKLQLFEKFKERQSIIEELKRLSVDNQEINQAIERLEILE; encoded by the coding sequence ATGAAGGAAAATAATGAACTTGTAAAAACAATGAGAATGAATTATTTATTTGATTTTTATCAAGGTCTGTTAACAGAAAAACAGCGTAATTATTTAGAATTATATTATTTACAAGACTATGCTTTAAGTGAAATTGCAGAGACTTTTCATGTGAGTCGACAAGCAGTATATGATAATATAAAGCGAACAGACGAATTATTAGAAGAGTACGAATCTAAATTACAGCTTTTCGAGAAATTTAAAGAACGACAATCTATTATTGAAGAACTTAAGAGGTTGTCTGTAGATAATCAAGAAATTAATCAAGCGATTGAACGCTTAGAAATTCTTGAATAG
- the ftsY gene encoding signal recognition particle-docking protein FtsY, translated as MSFFKRLKDRFTSNDEDKKELETQEEKPVQDLSPESNEKENPEAVQFDDGLMSLDEFEEWESEQLGAKFKQGLEKSRENFQNKLNDLLATYRKVDEDFFEALEEMLIQADVGFNTVMELVDELRMEAKRQNITETEELREVIVEKIVDIYVQGDEDIDRMNIEDDRLNVILMVGVNGVGKTTTIGKLAHRYKQEGKKVMLAAGDTFRAGAIEQLQVWGDRVGVEVISQKEGSDPAAVMYDAVNAAKNRGADILICDTAGRLQNKANLMNELQKVRKVIDRNIPGAPHEVLLALDATTGQNALSQAKSFKEVTQVTGIVLTKLDGTAKGGIVLAIRNELQIPVKFVGLGEKMDDLQPFDAESYVYGLFADMIEANADIENTTEEVNDDEGK; from the coding sequence ATGAGTTTTTTTAAAAGATTAAAAGATAGATTTACATCAAATGATGAAGATAAAAAAGAATTAGAAACACAAGAAGAAAAACCGGTCCAAGACTTATCGCCCGAATCAAATGAAAAAGAAAACCCTGAGGCCGTTCAGTTTGATGATGGTTTAATGTCATTAGATGAATTTGAAGAATGGGAATCTGAACAATTAGGTGCTAAATTTAAACAAGGTCTTGAAAAATCGAGAGAGAATTTCCAAAACAAATTAAATGATTTGCTAGCAACTTATAGAAAAGTCGATGAAGATTTCTTCGAAGCGTTAGAAGAAATGTTAATTCAAGCTGATGTTGGATTTAACACAGTTATGGAGCTTGTTGATGAATTACGTATGGAAGCAAAACGACAAAATATAACTGAAACAGAAGAATTACGTGAAGTTATCGTTGAAAAAATCGTTGATATTTATGTTCAAGGTGATGAAGATATTGACCGTATGAATATCGAAGATGATAGACTTAACGTGATTTTAATGGTTGGTGTGAACGGTGTAGGTAAAACAACTACAATTGGTAAATTGGCACACCGCTATAAACAAGAAGGTAAGAAAGTGATGCTTGCAGCTGGTGATACTTTCCGTGCAGGAGCGATTGAACAGTTACAAGTATGGGGTGACAGAGTAGGCGTTGAAGTTATTAGCCAAAAAGAAGGTTCTGACCCAGCAGCTGTAATGTATGATGCGGTTAATGCAGCAAAAAATAGAGGCGCAGATATACTAATCTGTGATACAGCTGGTCGTTTACAAAACAAAGCGAACTTAATGAATGAATTACAGAAAGTAAGAAAAGTCATTGATCGTAACATCCCAGGTGCTCCACATGAAGTGTTGCTAGCTTTAGATGCTACAACTGGTCAAAATGCATTATCACAAGCGAAATCCTTTAAAGAAGTGACTCAAGTAACAGGTATTGTATTAACTAAATTGGATGGAACAGCAAAAGGTGGTATTGTATTAGCGATACGTAATGAATTACAAATACCAGTGAAATTTGTAGGATTAGGTGAAAAAATGGATGACTTACAACCATTTGACGCTGAAAGTTATGTATATGGATTGTTTGCTGATATGATAGAAGCAAATGCTGATATTGAAAATACTACTGAAGAAGTGAATGATGATGAAGGAAAATAA
- a CDS encoding KH domain-containing protein translates to MEKLIQTIIVPLVDYPESINISKDEQDSSITFNIDVHEEDIGRIIGKKGRMIKAIRTIVSGSMNEYGKKVFVEVN, encoded by the coding sequence TTGGAAAAATTAATACAAACAATTATAGTACCGCTCGTAGATTATCCGGAGAGCATCAATATATCTAAAGATGAACAAGATTCTAGCATTACGTTTAATATAGACGTTCATGAAGAAGACATTGGCAGAATTATTGGTAAGAAGGGTAGAATGATCAAAGCCATTCGTACAATTGTGTCTGGTTCAATGAACGAGTATGGAAAGAAAGTGTTTGTAGAAGTTAATTAA
- the rplS gene encoding 50S ribosomal protein L19 produces the protein MSNNKLIEAVTKEQLRTDIPTFRAGDTLRVHVRIVEGSRERIQVFEGVVIKRRGGGISETFTVRKISYGVGVERTFPVHTPKIEKIEVKRRGKVRRAKLYYLRSLRGKAARIKEIR, from the coding sequence ATGAGTAATAATAAGTTAATCGAAGCAGTAACTAAAGAACAACTTCGTACGGATATTCCAACATTCCGTGCAGGTGACACATTACGTGTACATGTACGTATCGTCGAAGGAAGTCGCGAACGTATCCAAGTATTCGAAGGTGTAGTTATTAAACGTCGTGGTGGCGGTATTTCTGAAACGTTTACAGTTCGTAAAATTTCTTACGGTGTTGGTGTTGAACGTACATTCCCTGTACATACACCAAAAATCGAGAAAATCGAAGTTAAACGTCGCGGTAAAGTACGTCGTGCGAAACTTTACTACTTACGTAGCTTACGTGGTAAAGCTGCTCGTATTAAAGAAATTAGATAA
- the smc gene encoding chromosome segregation protein SMC: MVYLKSIDAYGFKSFAEHTHVDFDNGVTAIVGPNGSGKSNITDAIKWVLGEQSAKSLRGSKMEDIIFNGSKERKKCQYAEVKLTLDNHSRKLNIDEDTVTVERRLYRNGDSEYYLNNERTRLKSVLDLFLDSGLGKEAFSIISQGKVDEVLNAKPSDRRYLIEEAAGVLKYKKRKKEATHKLDETEQNLNRVEDIVFDLEARVEPLREEAAIAEEYITLKEEMKKSDITVTVYDINSLNKDFKQLEADIKHFQEQKDQKTKELDSQTQSLNEKKKMRDHVSSQIQESNKSLVEATESLERFTGQLEVLKERQKNSDATNERLEEEKQTAESRINKITEQLKDIDTELVSFKSTYQVLVKEINELEGQLSNEDGNFEERIEQLKDQYYQLMTEQSDINNEIRFLEDKLATHQKKQSRLDGRQKEVYDALQEVWNEKEILTEKLNKVETELKQTTDQYKSDHASLKAKEQEVKETESKLYQAYRYTEQMKTRINTLKSMQDEYSGFYSGVKHVLKEKSLKGIEGAVAEVLDTPSQLTTAIEIALGASLQHIIVQEEKDARLAIKYLKDKKLGRATFLPMNVVKRRFIPQSVVEQIKDAPGFVTIASEGVQFDAKYSQIVEHLLGSTIIAESLEHANEIARNIQFKHRIVTLEGDVITPGGAMTGGGREKKASLLSQKDELKTTEDKYQNFMQQTSTIETNVKALKEEVERLEASLSNTQEKGAELRASEHEVTLQLDAILAKEKRLKDENDTFEFEKNDGYNYVKGKETLQEKTSLLSTVQQKLEQIDQEINQLNASLSNNKDSEKNIQNTLNEKRSNLAVEKERNRLKEQDKKRLKEDLNEHQHTLEKILDQLTLINSEEYSGNGQYEHVESQIQLLTDQKQTIETKMSEQQHEYKTIQEEIERVEASTQSLHQSISGLETGLQDMVSKHSKIDIMIEHQLTHLNETYQLTFEKAQSLYEMPEDISEARKTVKLTKMSIDELGHVNINAIDQFKEVNDRYTFLSDQRTDLLEAKNTLEKVIQEMDSEVSVRFKETFDEVNHHFGEVFKSLFNGGRAELQLTDKDILDAGVEIVVQPPGKNRQYLSLLSGGERALSAISLLFAILKVRTAPFVILDEVEAALDEHNVIRYAEYLDKLKAETQFIVITHRKGTMSYADRLYGVTMQEAGISKLVSVNLKSIKDEELEALQS, from the coding sequence ATGGTTTATTTAAAGTCAATTGATGCATACGGGTTTAAATCTTTTGCAGAACATACACATGTCGATTTTGATAATGGTGTGACAGCTATAGTTGGTCCAAATGGTAGCGGTAAAAGTAATATCACAGATGCGATTAAATGGGTGTTAGGAGAACAGTCAGCAAAAAGTCTCCGAGGCTCAAAAATGGAAGATATTATTTTTAATGGATCAAAAGAACGTAAGAAGTGTCAGTATGCAGAAGTGAAACTAACATTGGACAATCATTCAAGAAAATTAAATATCGATGAAGATACAGTAACTGTTGAAAGAAGATTGTATAGAAATGGCGATAGTGAATATTATTTGAATAATGAACGCACGCGCCTGAAGTCTGTCCTTGATTTGTTTTTAGATTCAGGACTTGGTAAAGAAGCATTTAGTATCATTTCACAAGGGAAAGTAGATGAAGTGCTAAATGCGAAGCCAAGTGACCGAAGATATTTGATTGAAGAAGCTGCAGGTGTATTGAAATATAAAAAACGTAAAAAAGAAGCTACTCACAAACTAGATGAGACTGAACAGAATTTAAATCGTGTAGAAGATATTGTGTTTGATCTAGAGGCACGTGTGGAGCCTTTAAGAGAGGAAGCAGCGATTGCTGAGGAATATATTACTTTAAAAGAAGAAATGAAAAAAAGTGATATTACCGTTACTGTTTATGATATTAATAGTTTAAATAAAGATTTTAAACAATTAGAAGCAGATATCAAACATTTTCAAGAACAAAAAGATCAAAAAACAAAAGAATTAGACAGTCAAACACAATCATTAAATGAAAAGAAAAAAATGCGTGATCACGTTTCTTCTCAAATTCAAGAGTCGAATAAATCACTAGTTGAAGCAACGGAATCACTAGAACGATTTACAGGCCAATTAGAAGTGTTGAAAGAACGACAAAAAAATAGTGACGCAACAAATGAAAGATTAGAAGAAGAAAAACAAACAGCGGAATCACGTATTAATAAAATTACTGAACAACTGAAAGATATTGATACCGAGCTAGTTTCGTTTAAATCGACTTATCAGGTTTTAGTTAAAGAAATAAATGAATTAGAAGGCCAACTTTCAAATGAAGATGGCAATTTTGAGGAAAGAATCGAACAACTAAAAGACCAATATTATCAATTGATGACTGAGCAATCCGATATCAATAATGAGATTAGATTTTTAGAAGATAAATTAGCAACACATCAAAAGAAACAATCAAGATTAGATGGTCGACAAAAAGAAGTTTATGATGCACTACAAGAAGTATGGAATGAAAAAGAAATATTAACTGAGAAATTAAATAAAGTAGAAACTGAATTAAAACAAACAACAGACCAATATAAATCGGATCATGCATCATTAAAAGCAAAAGAGCAAGAAGTGAAAGAAACAGAGTCGAAATTATATCAAGCGTATCGTTACACTGAACAAATGAAAACACGTATAAATACGTTGAAAAGCATGCAAGATGAATATTCAGGTTTCTATTCAGGCGTCAAACATGTGTTGAAAGAGAAATCTTTAAAAGGTATTGAAGGTGCTGTAGCTGAAGTATTAGATACACCATCACAATTAACGACTGCTATAGAAATAGCATTAGGTGCATCATTACAACATATTATTGTTCAAGAAGAAAAAGATGCCCGTTTAGCAATTAAATATTTAAAAGATAAAAAATTAGGCAGAGCAACGTTCTTACCAATGAATGTTGTTAAAAGAAGGTTTATACCACAAAGTGTCGTAGAACAAATCAAAGATGCGCCTGGGTTTGTGACGATTGCATCAGAAGGTGTTCAATTTGATGCGAAATATAGTCAAATTGTAGAACACTTATTAGGCAGTACAATCATTGCTGAAAGTCTTGAACATGCGAATGAAATAGCGCGAAACATTCAATTTAAACATAGAATCGTTACTTTAGAAGGTGATGTTATTACGCCAGGTGGTGCAATGACGGGTGGCGGTAGAGAGAAGAAAGCGAGCTTATTGTCTCAGAAAGATGAGCTCAAAACGACAGAAGATAAATACCAAAACTTTATGCAACAAACATCTACCATTGAAACAAATGTTAAAGCGCTTAAAGAGGAAGTAGAACGATTAGAAGCTTCACTTTCAAATACACAAGAAAAAGGTGCAGAATTAAGAGCAAGTGAACATGAAGTAACGTTACAACTGGATGCAATTTTAGCTAAAGAAAAGCGTTTGAAAGATGAGAATGATACTTTCGAATTTGAAAAAAATGATGGCTATAATTATGTTAAAGGAAAGGAAACGTTACAAGAAAAGACAAGTTTACTGTCGACTGTTCAACAAAAATTAGAACAAATTGATCAAGAAATTAATCAATTGAATGCTTCATTATCGAATAATAAAGATAGTGAAAAGAACATTCAAAATACATTGAATGAAAAACGTTCTAATCTTGCTGTAGAAAAAGAAAGAAATCGTCTAAAAGAACAAGATAAGAAGCGTTTAAAAGAAGATTTAAACGAACATCAACATACGTTAGAAAAAATATTGGACCAATTAACTTTAATAAATTCTGAAGAATATTCAGGTAACGGTCAATATGAACATGTTGAAAGCCAAATTCAGCTATTAACTGATCAAAAACAAACAATTGAAACTAAGATGTCAGAACAACAACATGAATATAAAACAATACAAGAAGAAATTGAAAGAGTAGAAGCGAGTACACAATCACTACATCAAAGTATTTCTGGATTAGAAACAGGTCTACAAGATATGGTAAGTAAACATTCTAAAATTGATATTATGATTGAACATCAATTGACGCACTTAAATGAAACTTACCAATTAACTTTTGAAAAGGCACAATCATTATATGAAATGCCTGAAGATATTTCAGAAGCTAGAAAAACAGTTAAATTAACAAAAATGTCCATTGATGAATTAGGGCATGTAAATATTAATGCAATTGATCAATTTAAAGAAGTGAATGATAGATACACATTTTTAAGTGATCAACGTACTGATTTACTAGAAGCCAAAAACACGTTAGAAAAAGTCATTCAAGAAATGGATAGTGAAGTATCTGTAAGATTTAAAGAGACTTTTGATGAAGTGAATCATCACTTTGGTGAAGTGTTCAAATCATTATTTAATGGTGGTAGAGCTGAGTTACAACTGACAGATAAAGATATTTTGGATGCAGGTGTAGAAATAGTTGTACAACCACCAGGCAAAAATAGACAGTATTTATCATTATTAAGTGGCGGTGAACGTGCATTATCAGCAATTAGTTTATTATTTGCTATATTAAAGGTAAGAACAGCGCCATTTGTTATACTTGATGAGGTAGAAGCGGCACTTGATGAACACAATGTTATCAGATATGCTGAGTATTTAGATAAGCTTAAAGCTGAAACACAATTTATTGTTATCACACATAGAAAAGGTACAATGTCTTATGCAGACCGTTTATATGGCGTAACAATGCAAGAAGCAGGCATTTCTAAACTTGTGAGCGTGAATTTAAAGTCAATTAAAGATGAAGAATTGGAGGCATTACAATCATGA
- the trmD gene encoding tRNA (guanosine(37)-N1)-methyltransferase TrmD, whose amino-acid sequence MKIDYLTLFPEMYEGVLNHSIMKRAQDKEIVQFNTVNFRDYANNKHSQVDDYPYGGGQGMVLKPEPIFNALKAIEKNESTRVILMCPQGEPFTQEKAESLSESEHIVFICGHYEGYDERIREHCVTDEISIGDYVLTGGELASMTMTDAIVRLIPGVLGNQVSHEDDSFSSGLLEHPQYTRPADFDGLKVPDVLLSGNHANIEAWRHEQSLLRTQTRRPDLLEQYPLTDKDKKFLNNNKK is encoded by the coding sequence ATGAAAATTGATTACTTAACATTGTTTCCTGAAATGTATGAAGGTGTACTGAATCATTCCATAATGAAAAGAGCCCAAGATAAGGAAATTGTACAATTCAATACAGTTAATTTTAGAGATTATGCGAATAATAAACATTCACAAGTAGATGACTATCCATATGGTGGTGGCCAAGGGATGGTGTTGAAACCTGAGCCTATCTTTAATGCATTGAAAGCTATTGAGAAGAATGAGTCAACGCGTGTTATATTAATGTGTCCTCAAGGGGAACCATTCACTCAAGAAAAAGCAGAGTCATTATCAGAAAGTGAACATATCGTATTTATATGTGGACATTATGAAGGATATGATGAGCGAATCAGAGAACACTGTGTGACGGATGAAATCTCGATTGGTGACTATGTATTAACAGGTGGAGAACTAGCAAGCATGACAATGACAGATGCAATTGTTAGATTGATACCAGGCGTACTAGGTAACCAAGTTTCACATGAAGATGATTCATTCTCATCTGGTTTACTAGAGCATCCTCAATATACGAGACCGGCAGACTTCGATGGATTAAAGGTTCCTGATGTTTTATTGTCTGGTAACCATGCCAATATTGAAGCGTGGCGTCATGAGCAATCATTATTAAGAACACAAACGCGTAGACCTGATTTGTTAGAACAATATCCGTTAACTGATAAGGATAAAAAATTCTTAAACAACAATAAAAAATAG
- the rnc gene encoding ribonuclease III, producing the protein MDKKRAQIKSQFKVKFDAFMNKIGIEFENYDIYVQAFSHSSIINDLKLDKLSHNERLEFLGDAVLELTVSQFLYKKFPMLPEGKLTKLRASIVCEPSLVTFAMSINMNELLILGKGEEKTGGRERPSVVADAFESFIGALYLDQGLEVVEQFLESIVYPHVVDENYKANRDYKTELQEYMHKHGRGTVTYHLLEESGPAHHKMFKSEVLLNGEPLATGQGRTKKESEQNAAKKQLNKD; encoded by the coding sequence ATGGATAAGAAAAGAGCACAAATCAAGAGCCAATTTAAAGTGAAATTTGATGCATTCATGAATAAAATTGGAATCGAGTTTGAAAATTATGATATATATGTACAAGCATTTTCTCATTCGAGTATTATTAACGATTTGAAATTAGATAAATTGAGTCATAATGAACGATTAGAGTTTTTAGGAGATGCGGTGTTAGAATTGACGGTGTCACAGTTTTTATATAAAAAATTCCCAATGCTTCCAGAAGGTAAGCTGACGAAACTGCGCGCATCAATTGTATGTGAACCATCACTTGTAACATTTGCAATGAGTATCAATATGAACGAATTATTAATACTTGGAAAAGGTGAAGAAAAGACTGGTGGCAGAGAACGTCCTTCTGTTGTTGCAGATGCTTTTGAATCTTTTATAGGTGCACTTTATTTAGATCAAGGGCTTGAGGTTGTGGAACAATTTTTAGAAAGTATTGTTTATCCTCATGTTGTTGATGAAAATTATAAAGCTAATCGTGATTATAAAACTGAACTTCAAGAATATATGCATAAGCATGGTAGAGGTACTGTAACGTATCATTTATTGGAAGAAAGTGGACCTGCTCATCACAAAATGTTTAAGTCAGAAGTATTGCTTAACGGTGAGCCTTTAGCAACTGGTCAAGGTCGAACGAAGAAAGAATCAGAGCAAAATGCTGCTAAGAAACAGCTGAATAAAGATTAA
- the rpsP gene encoding 30S ribosomal protein S16: MAVKIRLTRKGSKRNPFYRIVVADARSPRDGRIIEPIGTYNPVAKPEAEIKVDEELALKWLADGAKPTDTVRDILSTQGIMEKFHNSKLSK; the protein is encoded by the coding sequence ATGGCAGTTAAAATTCGTTTAACACGTAAGGGTTCAAAAAGAAACCCATTCTATCGTATAGTAGTAGCAGATGCACGTTCTCCACGTGATGGTCGTATTATCGAACCAATCGGTACTTACAATCCAGTAGCTAAACCTGAAGCTGAAATCAAAGTTGATGAAGAGTTAGCTTTAAAATGGTTAGCTGATGGAGCTAAACCTACTGATACAGTTCGTGATATCTTATCAACTCAAGGTATCATGGAGAAATTCCATAATTCTAAACTTTCTAAATAA